The genomic region AAAGAATTTGACTTTGAGGAAGATGAACCAGTTGAAGAGGAACCAGTTGAGGAAGAGGAACCAGTTGAGGAAGAGGAACCAGTTGAGGAAGTTAAAGGGACTGCGACCAAAAGGAAAAAATTCAGGTTGTTTCGCTAATGATATGCCAATGTTCGCCATCAACATTTTGCAGCAACTAATTAACCTTCTATCAATTAAGAAGTAACAAATATGAGCCAAATTTTTGGAGAATTTATTGAGGAGTTTCCTCAAGAACATGAGTCTTTAGAACTGAGCTTTACCTCCAGTTCTCGACCAATTGAAGAACGGTGGCGTAATAACCGCTTATCAGCTTATTTTATTGCCAACTATTTTTCAACCTTTCTGCCAATTGATGAAAACCCCGATCGGCGGGAAGATCGGATCGAAGCAACTAGAAATTCAGTGAGTTATGTCGGCAACGAACTGTTAGAAAATGCCATGAAATCTAACGAAGAAAACAATCATAATAAAGTTAAGTTTGGCATTCATTTTC from Argonema galeatum A003/A1 harbors:
- a CDS encoding DUF6272 family protein, whose protein sequence is MSQIFGEFIEEFPQEHESLELSFTSSSRPIEERWRNNRLSAYFIANYFSTFLPIDENPDRREDRIEATRNSVSYVGNELLENAMKSNEENNHNKVKFGIHFLEEFEKVTAVIFTENSITTQKAREFQAFIRELLDADPNELYVQQIEKTAESEDSEASGLGLLTAINDYSAKLGWKFEIAPSNPQIVIVTTMAQIVV